In Caldisericia bacterium, a genomic segment contains:
- the hpt gene encoding hypoxanthine phosphoribosyltransferase → MDKDIQKILITEEEIKKRVKELAKEISEVYRNLFPHLVCILKGATIFLSDLIKEMDIYLSLDFMGISSYGASTKSSGIIKITKDLDHSIEGRHVLIVEDIVDTGLTLSHLRELLSSRKPLSLQTVALLNKKVRRIKEVPVEFYGFEVPDEFVVGYGLDFNEKYRNLPYICVLKPEVYMYEVMKYEKK, encoded by the coding sequence ATGGACAAAGATATACAAAAGATTCTTATAACAGAAGAAGAGATAAAAAAAAGAGTTAAAGAACTTGCAAAGGAAATTAGTGAAGTTTATAGAAATTTATTTCCACACCTTGTTTGTATTTTAAAGGGTGCAACAATTTTTTTATCTGATTTAATTAAAGAGATGGATATTTATTTATCATTAGATTTTATGGGAATTTCATCATATGGTGCATCTACAAAAAGTTCTGGTATAATTAAAATAACGAAAGATCTTGATCACTCAATAGAAGGTAGACATGTATTAATTGTTGAAGATATAGTTGATACAGGTTTAACTTTATCTCACCTTAGAGAACTACTTTCCTCAAGGAAACCCTTATCTCTTCAAACAGTTGCACTTTTAAATAAAAAAGTAAGAAGGATAAAAGAAGTTCCAGTTGAATTTTACGGTTTTGAAGTTCCAGATGAGTTTGTTGTGGGTTATGGTCTTGATTTTAATGAAAAATATAGAAATCTTCCTTATATTTGTGTTTTGAAACCTGAAGTTTATATGTATGAGGTGATGAAATATGAAAAAAAATAA
- the tilS gene encoding tRNA lysidine(34) synthetase TilS has protein sequence MNLISKVKNFIEENSIIMPQDKIVVAFSGGPDSTFLVYFLKENYKNSLILAHLNHLLRGEDSDLDEDFVRIISQKLKIPLYVRRLNIKKLSEERKKSIEEVGREERFLFFNEIKKKEGYTKIALAHNFDDHIETILMNFIRGTGLSGLKGILPKREDIIHPILVVKREEIINYLKEKEIEYRIDKTNLENIYLRNKIRNELIPYIENTFNKSFRERVFDLSNLIRVDEDFLESVTQEKFKEIVKEEEDSYFIEIEKFKNLHKSIQRRVIRKIIEKFKEEIREFSVKNIDDIISLVDKKSGKEIKMSKNLIAIRERKNIVIEREKPTFKDFLIEIKDLGEIKKEGLTISLKIVERIEKTKDKFEAYFDFDKISFPLYIKPPKYGFRVTPLGMKNSKKIQDFLTDIKIPKSVKWKIPILYDSKGDILWIIGLRISDDYKVNEMTKRVLYITIKLEDNEWTKIYKRFL, from the coding sequence ATGAATTTAATATCTAAAGTAAAAAATTTTATTGAAGAAAATTCCATTATTATGCCTCAAGATAAAATTGTGGTTGCATTTTCAGGTGGTCCTGACTCAACTTTCCTTGTTTATTTTTTAAAAGAAAATTATAAAAATTCTTTAATACTTGCACATTTAAACCATCTTTTAAGAGGTGAAGATTCTGATTTAGATGAAGATTTTGTAAGAATTATATCTCAAAAATTAAAAATTCCTCTCTATGTTAGGAGATTAAACATAAAAAAGTTAAGCGAAGAGAGAAAAAAGTCAATTGAGGAGGTCGGAAGAGAGGAGAGGTTTCTTTTTTTCAATGAAATAAAAAAGAAAGAAGGCTATACAAAAATAGCACTTGCTCATAATTTTGATGATCACATAGAGACAATTTTAATGAATTTTATTAGAGGGACAGGTTTAAGTGGTTTAAAAGGAATATTACCAAAAAGAGAAGATATAATTCATCCAATTCTTGTTGTAAAAAGAGAAGAAATAATAAATTATTTAAAAGAGAAAGAAATAGAATATAGAATTGATAAAACAAATTTGGAGAACATCTATTTAAGAAACAAAATAAGAAACGAGTTAATTCCATATATTGAGAATACATTTAATAAATCATTTAGAGAAAGAGTTTTTGATTTAAGTAATCTTATAAGGGTAGATGAAGATTTTCTTGAAAGTGTTACTCAAGAAAAATTTAAAGAGATAGTTAAAGAGGAGGAAGATTCATATTTCATTGAAATAGAAAAATTTAAAAATCTTCATAAATCAATTCAAAGAAGAGTTATAAGAAAGATAATTGAAAAGTTTAAAGAAGAGATAAGAGAATTTTCAGTTAAAAACATTGATGATATCATCTCTTTGGTTGATAAAAAAAGTGGAAAAGAGATAAAAATGTCAAAAAATTTAATTGCAATAAGGGAAAGAAAGAATATTGTAATTGAAAGAGAAAAGCCCACTTTTAAAGATTTTTTAATTGAAATAAAAGATTTAGGAGAGATTAAAAAAGAAGGCTTAACTATTTCTCTTAAAATAGTTGAAAGAATAGAAAAAACAAAAGATAAATTTGAGGCATATTTTGATTTTGATAAAATTTCATTTCCTCTTTATATTAAACCTCCAAAATATGGGTTTAGAGTAACTCCACTTGGGATGAAAAACTCTAAAAAAATTCAAGATTTTCTTACAGATATAAAAATTCCAAAAAGTGTTAAGTGGAAAATACCTATTCTTTATGACTCAAAAGGTGATATACTATGGATTATTGGATTAAGAATAAGCGATGATTATAAGGTTAATGAGATGACAAAAAGAGTTTTATATATTACAATTAAATTGGAGGATAATGAATGGACAAAGATATACAAAAGATTCTTATAA
- a CDS encoding TIGR04013 family B12-binding domain/radical SAM domain-containing protein has protein sequence MKTNLNLVIYYNKNNRYSFNSLLGAIEIDERLKDINVIFINKKEDLFNLSQLIDKDTKNLFLFSFFTTQIFEILDLVKKLREIYKDKILIVGGGPHPTGEPLGPLKMGFDYIFRGEGEESFIKFLINLIENKDFENIKGISSKKDGEFNISQLSDPVDINLYPPFSIKYEKFSPIEITRGCPFFCFYCQTPYIFSGKIRHRSIENIIKYIEIMKKLNLVDIRFITPNAFSYGSKDGKSLNLNSLEELLKEIKRVLKDKGRIFLGTFPSEVRPDFVLEETLILLKKYASNDSIVIGAQSGSERVLSLINRGHGVKEIYKSVELSIKFNIKPIVDFIFGLPGEEEEDIEDTLKVMKDLVQMGAKIHAHTFIPLPQTPFQFKKSGKVDEKIKNFIKENLKDKIVFGDWGVQQKLGKKIEEYFKKNYNYLQ, from the coding sequence GTGAAAACCAACTTAAATTTAGTTATTTATTATAATAAAAACAATAGATACAGTTTTAATTCTCTCTTAGGAGCAATTGAGATAGATGAGAGATTAAAAGATATAAATGTAATTTTTATAAATAAAAAAGAAGATCTTTTTAATCTTTCACAATTAATTGATAAAGATACAAAAAATCTTTTTCTTTTCTCTTTTTTCACAACACAAATCTTTGAAATTTTAGATTTGGTAAAGAAATTGAGGGAAATTTATAAAGATAAAATTTTAATTGTTGGAGGAGGACCACATCCAACAGGAGAACCACTTGGTCCACTGAAAATGGGTTTTGATTATATTTTTAGAGGAGAAGGTGAGGAGAGTTTTATAAAATTTTTAATAAATTTAATAGAAAACAAGGATTTTGAAAATATAAAAGGCATTTCATCAAAAAAAGATGGAGAATTCAATATTTCCCAACTTAGTGATCCTGTTGATATAAATCTTTATCCGCCTTTTTCTATAAAATATGAAAAATTTAGTCCTATTGAAATAACAAGAGGATGCCCATTTTTTTGTTTCTATTGTCAAACTCCATATATTTTTAGTGGAAAGATAAGGCACAGAAGCATTGAGAATATAATTAAATACATTGAAATTATGAAAAAATTAAATTTAGTAGATATAAGATTTATAACTCCAAATGCTTTTTCCTATGGATCAAAAGATGGGAAAAGTTTAAATTTAAATTCTCTTGAAGAACTTTTAAAAGAGATAAAGAGAGTTTTAAAAGATAAAGGAAGGATTTTTCTTGGCACATTTCCATCTGAAGTGAGGCCAGATTTTGTTTTAGAAGAAACGCTTATATTGTTAAAAAAATATGCATCTAATGATTCAATTGTAATTGGTGCACAGTCTGGAAGTGAAAGAGTTTTAAGTTTAATAAATAGAGGTCATGGAGTTAAAGAGATTTATAAATCTGTTGAACTTTCAATTAAGTTTAATATAAAACCAATTGTTGATTTTATTTTTGGTCTTCCAGGAGAGGAGGAAGAAGATATTGAAGATACATTAAAAGTTATGAAAGATTTAGTTCAAATGGGTGCAAAAATTCACGCGCATACATTTATTCCACTTCCTCAAACTCCATTTCAATTTAAAAAAAGTGGGAAGGTAGATGAAAAAATAAAGAATTTTATAAAAGAAAATTTAAAAGATAAAATTGTTTTTGGAGATTGGGGAGTTCAACAAAAATTAGGTAAAAAAATTGAAGAATATTTTAAAAAAAATTATAATTATCTTCAATAA